A single Candidatus Beckwithbacteria bacterium DNA region contains:
- a CDS encoding MiaB/RimO family radical SAM methylthiotransferase has protein sequence MPKTYFIQTWGCAMNEADAQRIAGVYESRGYILAKNADEADEIVLVTCSVRKSAEDRVLGLVHNLSQKYKNKKSRPKLILSGCMLHYGEEKLHEILPLVDEFLPISEVSFNTPSIRQSKTKALVPISTGCNSFCSYCVVPLARGREKSRPMKNIITEIEKLAQDGFSEIMLLGQNVNSYGLEKIGMSLRKRLDEDRKMPSPQSQYKAFKGKPPFVRLLEKICAIEGIKKVEFISSNPWDFHWQLIDCIAANPKISRTIHLALQSGDDEILAKMNRGYTAKQYLELVKTIRKKIPVVKITTDIIVGFPGETEEQFKHTVELCKKIGFNLAYINRYSPRPGTVSAKLYQDDVHDLEKKRRWEVLDKLINRK, from the coding sequence ATGCCTAAAACGTATTTTATCCAAACTTGGGGTTGTGCGATGAATGAAGCTGATGCCCAGCGCATTGCTGGAGTTTATGAATCCCGTGGTTATATACTGGCAAAAAACGCTGATGAAGCTGATGAAATTGTTTTAGTTACCTGCAGTGTACGTAAATCAGCTGAAGATCGGGTTTTGGGTCTGGTTCACAATTTATCTCAAAAATATAAAAATAAAAAGTCTCGACCTAAACTTATTCTTTCCGGTTGCATGTTGCATTATGGTGAAGAAAAGCTTCATGAAATTCTCCCTCTAGTTGATGAATTTTTACCAATAAGTGAAGTTAGTTTTAACACCCCTTCTATTAGACAGAGCAAGACTAAAGCCTTAGTGCCTATTTCCACCGGTTGTAATAGTTTTTGTAGCTATTGTGTAGTGCCACTGGCTCGTGGCCGGGAAAAATCTCGGCCTATGAAAAATATTATTACTGAAATAGAAAAACTGGCTCAGGATGGTTTTAGCGAGATTATGCTTTTGGGGCAAAACGTCAATAGTTATGGTCTGGAAAAAATTGGCATGAGTTTGCGCAAACGTTTAGATGAAGATAGAAAAATGCCCTCGCCACAAAGTCAATACAAAGCTTTTAAAGGTAAGCCGCCCTTTGTGAGGCTTTTAGAAAAAATTTGTGCTATTGAGGGAATTAAAAAAGTTGAGTTTATATCTTCCAATCCTTGGGATTTCCATTGGCAGCTGATTGACTGCATTGCAGCTAATCCTAAAATTAGCCGAACAATTCATTTGGCCTTACAATCCGGTGATGATGAAATTTTAGCTAAGATGAACCGGGGCTATACAGCCAAACAATATTTAGAGCTTGTCAAAACTATCAGAAAAAAAATTCCAGTTGTCAAAATTACCACTGACATCATTGTTGGTTTTCCAGGAGAAACCGAAGAACAATTTAAGCATACAGTTGAACTTTGTAAAAAGATTGGTTTTAATCTAGCTTATATCAATCGTTATAGTCCCAGGCCAGGAACAGTTTCGGCTAAGCTTTATCAGGATGATGTCCATGATTTGGAGAAGAAAAGGCGATGGGAAGTTTTGGATAAATTGATAAACAGAAAATAG